One Glaciihabitans arcticus DNA window includes the following coding sequences:
- a CDS encoding dihydrofolate reductase family protein: MSEIIVQTFLTLDGVAQAPGEPDEDREGGFEHGGWQGASGIDDLIAEWESRTEALLLGRKTYDIWSKAWAVWPEDAPGQMGELTRTYNRVPKYVATRTLTELAWKNSRIVDDVPSTVAALRAEPGGEIRVWGSLDLIRTLAEHDLVDEYRLVRYPLVLGSGKKLFGDGFPSTNLSLTESFTAESGVVVSIYRRAT, encoded by the coding sequence ATGAGCGAGATCATTGTGCAGACCTTCCTCACCCTCGACGGCGTAGCGCAGGCGCCGGGCGAGCCGGATGAGGATCGCGAGGGCGGCTTCGAGCACGGCGGCTGGCAGGGCGCGAGTGGCATCGACGATCTCATCGCCGAGTGGGAGTCGAGGACCGAGGCGCTGCTGCTCGGACGCAAGACCTACGACATCTGGTCGAAGGCCTGGGCGGTCTGGCCCGAGGACGCGCCCGGCCAGATGGGCGAGCTGACCCGCACCTACAACCGCGTGCCCAAGTATGTGGCTACCCGCACGCTCACCGAGCTCGCCTGGAAGAATTCGCGAATTGTGGATGACGTTCCCTCCACCGTGGCCGCACTGCGTGCCGAGCCGGGCGGCGAGATCCGCGTCTGGGGGAGTCTCGACCTGATCCGCACCCTCGCCGAGCACGACCTCGTGGACGAGTACCGGCTGGTGCGCTACCCGCTGGTGCTGGGTTCGGGCAAGAAGCTGTTCGGTGACGGATTCCCGTCCACGAACCTGTCGCTCACGGAGAGCTTCACCGCGGAGTCCGGCGTCGTTGTGAGCATCTACCGGAGAGCGACCTGA
- a CDS encoding YciI family protein, giving the protein MTKYLISFPSGVMEVADGDWDNIVRESHEVIEEAKAAGAYVFGGGINEDVDAVLVSADGSLSTDTYPRTKTLHGGMTVLELPNREAAERWAAKIAKACRCPQELIEFMYDPAS; this is encoded by the coding sequence GTGACCAAGTACCTGATTTCGTTCCCGAGTGGCGTGATGGAGGTCGCCGACGGCGACTGGGACAACATCGTGCGTGAGTCGCACGAGGTCATTGAGGAGGCGAAGGCCGCCGGCGCCTACGTCTTCGGCGGCGGCATCAACGAAGACGTCGACGCCGTGTTGGTGAGCGCCGACGGTTCACTCTCGACCGACACCTACCCGCGCACCAAGACCCTCCATGGCGGGATGACGGTGCTCGAACTCCCGAACCGCGAGGCCGCCGAGCGCTGGGCCGCGAAGATCGCGAAGGCCTGCCGTTGCCCGCAGGAACTGATCGAATTCATGTACGACCCCGCTTCGTAG
- a CDS encoding LysR family transcriptional regulator has protein sequence MDLNLLTGLDALLEHRSVQDAAAHLHLTPPAVSRILGRLRSVTGDPLLVRDGREMVPTERALAMRDEVRELVARAHAVLEPQAVVELASLRRTFVVRCHDALLTSLAPKLLAEFGAKAPLASLRLVSENPTVDRHTGLREIDLDVGSPPQESPAVITRVIGADEMVLVVRRGSTLDVPKPSLTAVAAATHIAVSRRGRALGPVDDQLAAHGLTRTVQATVATVAAALAVVAATDSVTILPARLRDPLPSTVRIRPLPFTLPSSEASVSWHRRHDNDDAHRWLRTLVERTLADSLR, from the coding sequence GTGGATTTGAATTTGCTCACAGGCCTCGACGCTTTGCTCGAACATCGCAGCGTGCAGGATGCCGCGGCGCACCTGCACCTCACTCCTCCCGCCGTGAGTCGTATCCTCGGGCGACTGAGATCGGTCACCGGCGATCCCCTCCTGGTACGCGACGGGCGCGAAATGGTGCCCACGGAGCGCGCCCTGGCCATGCGCGATGAAGTTCGCGAGCTCGTCGCCCGCGCCCACGCCGTGCTCGAGCCACAAGCCGTCGTGGAACTCGCGTCCTTGCGTCGCACCTTCGTGGTGCGCTGTCACGACGCCCTGCTCACGTCCCTTGCGCCAAAGCTCCTGGCGGAGTTCGGCGCGAAAGCACCTCTCGCAAGCCTGCGATTGGTGAGCGAGAATCCAACGGTCGACAGGCACACCGGCCTGCGCGAGATCGACCTCGACGTAGGCAGCCCGCCTCAGGAGTCGCCAGCGGTGATCACTCGTGTGATCGGCGCTGACGAAATGGTTCTTGTGGTCAGGCGTGGCAGTACCCTCGACGTGCCGAAGCCGAGCCTGACTGCCGTCGCGGCGGCAACCCACATCGCCGTGTCCCGCCGCGGCCGCGCGCTTGGACCTGTCGACGACCAGCTCGCTGCGCACGGACTCACCCGAACAGTGCAGGCGACCGTGGCCACCGTGGCCGCCGCCCTCGCCGTGGTCGCCGCGACCGACTCCGTGACGATCCTGCCGGCCCGTTTGCGAGACCCACTACCCAGCACCGTCCGCATCCGACCGCTGCCGTTCACGCTCCCCTCGTCCGAAGCTTCGGTCAGCTGGCATCGACGCCACGACAACGACGACGCGCATCGATGGCTCCGCACCCTCGTCGAACGCACGCTCGCCGACTCGCTGCGTTAG
- the arfB gene encoding alternative ribosome rescue aminoacyl-tRNA hydrolase ArfB, with translation MDIEVTPALTIPDPELQWKFSRSSGPGGQHVNTSSSRVQLSWSIVDSTVLTDEQRDLLLTKLGRRMVAGAITVTVQEQRSQLRNRETALDTLAAIVRDALAPPGPIRRATRPTRGSARRHAAAKQARSATKQQRQRPRDD, from the coding sequence ATGGACATCGAGGTGACGCCGGCGCTGACGATCCCCGACCCCGAACTGCAGTGGAAGTTCTCGCGCTCTTCCGGGCCGGGCGGCCAGCACGTCAATACTTCATCCAGTCGCGTGCAATTGAGCTGGAGCATCGTCGACTCGACTGTGCTGACAGACGAGCAGCGCGACTTGCTGCTCACCAAGCTCGGCCGTCGCATGGTCGCCGGCGCGATCACGGTCACCGTGCAGGAGCAGCGCTCGCAATTGCGCAATCGTGAGACTGCTCTCGACACGCTCGCCGCGATCGTTCGGGATGCGCTTGCGCCTCCCGGACCCATCCGTCGCGCGACGCGACCCACCCGGGGATCCGCCCGCCGCCACGCGGCCGCGAAACAAGCCCGTTCTGCGACGAAGCAACAGCGGCAGCGGCCCCGGGATGACTAA
- a CDS encoding histidine kinase, which translates to MELGTYVSELQRQLVSSAENGTDETRVVAERLAAGLDAATRLVLLEALSAAAGEITRDLAPGSVDMRIRGREVEFVVLQAIPEVDAPPTVNLDDASTSRTTLRLPDALKAQVDDAAAADGLSVNTWLVRAVAAAVHPKQRRSTQKTLRTGDNFAGWAR; encoded by the coding sequence ATGGAACTGGGAACGTACGTCAGTGAGCTGCAGCGGCAGCTCGTGAGCTCCGCCGAGAACGGCACCGACGAGACGCGTGTCGTCGCCGAGCGCCTCGCGGCCGGCCTTGATGCCGCCACGCGACTCGTGCTGCTCGAGGCACTTTCGGCCGCGGCCGGGGAGATCACACGAGACCTGGCACCCGGATCCGTCGATATGCGCATCCGAGGCCGCGAGGTCGAGTTCGTCGTCCTCCAGGCGATACCCGAGGTGGACGCCCCCCCGACGGTGAACCTCGACGACGCGAGCACATCCCGAACCACACTTCGCCTGCCCGACGCGTTGAAGGCGCAGGTGGATGACGCAGCGGCCGCCGACGGCCTCTCCGTCAACACCTGGCTGGTACGCGCGGTCGCGGCGGCCGTGCACCCGAAGCAACGACGTTCGACACAGAAGACTCTCCGCACCGGCGACAACTTCGCCGGCTGGGCCAGGTAA
- a CDS encoding DUF899 family protein: protein MTSTPPVVDMDTWRATRAELLSREKAHTHEGDAIAAARRRMPMVEFDGTTEVVGPDGPIPFIDLFEGRDELIVYKHMWHDGAPHQGQCEGCTTTAWSLQDAAYLNARGVSFAIVTPGTWDEVAPYIEFMGYKQPWYSVRGLDAPIGHNMGTMTSYLRDGDRVFMTYGITGRGNEVFNPSMALLDMTVYGRREAWQDNPVGWPEGNHACWYWRTDAAGNPAGETSRPVPQWTRPGATPVETLGRTGHMPE from the coding sequence ATGACGTCGACCCCACCCGTTGTGGACATGGACACCTGGAGGGCCACACGCGCCGAGCTGCTCTCGCGCGAGAAGGCCCACACGCACGAGGGTGATGCCATCGCGGCGGCCCGGCGGCGTATGCCGATGGTCGAGTTCGACGGAACGACCGAGGTGGTCGGGCCGGATGGCCCCATCCCGTTCATCGATCTGTTCGAAGGGCGCGACGAGCTCATTGTCTACAAGCACATGTGGCATGACGGCGCGCCCCACCAGGGGCAGTGCGAGGGCTGCACGACCACGGCCTGGTCGCTGCAGGACGCCGCCTATCTGAACGCGCGCGGCGTCTCCTTCGCGATCGTGACGCCGGGTACGTGGGATGAGGTCGCGCCCTACATTGAGTTCATGGGCTACAAGCAGCCTTGGTATTCGGTGCGGGGTCTGGATGCGCCCATCGGCCACAACATGGGCACCATGACGAGTTACCTGCGCGACGGCGACCGGGTGTTCATGACCTACGGGATCACGGGCCGCGGCAACGAGGTCTTCAACCCCTCGATGGCGCTGCTCGACATGACCGTCTACGGTCGTCGCGAAGCCTGGCAGGACAACCCCGTGGGCTGGCCGGAGGGAAACCACGCCTGCTGGTACTGGCGCACCGACGCGGCCGGCAATCCGGCGGGGGAAACGAGCCGGCCGGTGCCGCAATGGACCCGACCCGGCGCGACGCCTGTGGAGACGCTCGGGCGCACCGGGCACATGCCCGAGTGA
- a CDS encoding NAD(P)-dependent oxidoreductase, with translation MTVVVLGASGGTGRELVAQALARGLQVRALVRNPEAAAFAAHPLLDVVRADVHRAEQIADSVGPGDVLVSGLGVARRSEAGTLTAGATAVVNAHPARIVWLGAMGTGASQPAVSAPIGWMLRTGFGPEYGDKVAADEAVLAAGGVVVHSGPLSDKPDDQAVALAPLSTMPRQFFPAGASRAGIARLMLDIATGTLFEPGLLAVRPR, from the coding sequence ATGACCGTCGTGGTGCTGGGCGCGAGCGGCGGTACCGGTCGCGAACTCGTCGCGCAGGCTCTCGCTCGCGGTCTGCAGGTTCGCGCGCTGGTGCGCAATCCCGAAGCGGCGGCCTTCGCAGCGCATCCGCTCCTCGACGTGGTGAGAGCCGATGTGCACAGGGCTGAGCAGATCGCCGACTCTGTCGGGCCGGGCGATGTGCTGGTCTCGGGCCTCGGTGTCGCACGTCGATCCGAGGCGGGCACACTCACGGCCGGGGCGACGGCGGTCGTGAATGCTCACCCCGCCCGTATTGTCTGGCTCGGCGCGATGGGCACAGGCGCATCGCAGCCTGCGGTCAGCGCGCCCATCGGGTGGATGCTCCGCACAGGTTTCGGGCCCGAGTACGGCGACAAGGTCGCGGCCGATGAAGCGGTACTGGCCGCAGGTGGTGTCGTCGTGCACTCCGGTCCGCTGAGCGACAAGCCCGACGACCAGGCGGTCGCTCTTGCGCCGCTGTCGACCATGCCTCGCCAGTTCTTCCCGGCTGGGGCGTCTCGAGCGGGCATCGCCCGTCTGATGCTCGACATCGCAACGGGGACGCTGTTCGAGCCCGGACTTCTCGCGGTCAGACCCCGCTGA
- a CDS encoding metalloregulator ArsR/SmtB family transcription factor, giving the protein MADTASDIFAALAHPTRRQILQDLKDGELAAGEIAGRFKTSGPTISRHLGVLRQAGLVTERRDANRILYSLVSERLALSVGDFLSTVCPEQIVLREVRKRVSTSEAAAASTARL; this is encoded by the coding sequence ATGGCAGATACAGCGAGTGACATCTTTGCCGCGCTGGCGCATCCCACCCGGCGCCAGATCCTTCAGGACCTCAAGGACGGCGAACTCGCGGCTGGCGAGATCGCCGGGCGCTTCAAAACGTCAGGCCCAACCATCTCTCGACACCTCGGTGTGCTTCGACAGGCAGGTCTGGTGACCGAGCGTCGCGACGCCAACCGCATTCTGTACTCGCTGGTGAGCGAACGTCTGGCACTCTCTGTTGGCGACTTCCTGTCGACCGTGTGCCCTGAGCAGATTGTGCTCAGAGAGGTTCGCAAGCGCGTGTCGACCAGTGAGGCCGCGGCGGCTTCGACCGCAAGGCTCTAG
- a CDS encoding NAD(P)H-binding protein yields the protein MRVAITGGTGFVGGHLAARLDQSQTVVISRRTGIDVENEVALAAAFAGCDVVVHAAGINREIGDQTFQRVHVDGTRSMIAAAQRAGIKRIVMVSFLRARPDCGSGYHETKWAAEELIRESGIDHTILKASMMYGHGDHMVDHVSRAVKTWPVFATVGYRERMVRPIPIEDFVDVLVAATEGRIAEPTVAVMGAEELPLGDAVRRIARIVGRKPLFVAVPVWSIRILAQLTEWAMVVPLVAKAQAQMLAEGVNKPAPWAPELPEDIRPSHLFTDESIRAALPAEGRFGWSDLRVAIWFRRWRGFRAA from the coding sequence ATGCGTGTCGCAATCACCGGAGGAACCGGCTTCGTCGGCGGGCACCTCGCCGCGCGACTCGACCAGTCGCAGACGGTCGTCATCTCTCGCCGAACGGGCATCGACGTCGAGAACGAGGTTGCACTCGCCGCAGCCTTCGCGGGATGCGACGTCGTCGTGCATGCCGCCGGGATCAACCGTGAGATTGGGGACCAAACATTCCAGCGGGTTCACGTTGACGGAACGCGCTCGATGATTGCTGCGGCACAGCGAGCGGGCATCAAGCGGATCGTGATGGTGAGCTTTCTGCGTGCTCGTCCGGACTGCGGGTCGGGATACCACGAGACAAAGTGGGCAGCTGAAGAATTGATCCGTGAGTCCGGCATCGATCACACGATCCTGAAGGCGTCCATGATGTACGGGCACGGTGATCACATGGTCGACCACGTCAGCCGAGCGGTGAAGACCTGGCCGGTGTTTGCCACGGTTGGATACCGCGAACGCATGGTGCGACCGATTCCCATCGAGGACTTCGTCGATGTGCTTGTGGCTGCTACTGAAGGGCGAATCGCAGAACCAACTGTGGCCGTCATGGGAGCCGAAGAGTTGCCGCTGGGTGACGCGGTCCGGCGCATCGCTCGCATCGTCGGGCGGAAGCCGCTCTTCGTGGCCGTGCCAGTCTGGTCGATCAGAATCCTCGCCCAGCTAACGGAATGGGCGATGGTCGTGCCATTGGTCGCCAAGGCGCAGGCGCAGATGCTTGCGGAAGGTGTCAATAAGCCGGCGCCGTGGGCTCCTGAACTTCCAGAGGACATTCGGCCGTCGCACCTTTTCACTGACGAGAGCATCCGGGCGGCGCTACCCGCCGAAGGACGATTCGGGTGGAGTGATCTCCGCGTCGCGATCTGGTTCCGAAGGTGGCGGGGATTTCGCGCCGCCTGA
- a CDS encoding metal-dependent hydrolase, which translates to MPFPTSDTIVSYPDGATTSTGTVVHVEELADGRAAVLLDATAVHPVDTAWPDQPADFGDLVNGDDVYPLADAVTGGINEGVLYLGRDLPVRGGTEGWIFVVAHIIDGPAPAVGAVVETRVDAERRTALSAGHTACHLASLALDAALADAWTKPVQKDALGNPGFDALAIETSRIHPNSSIDVYRIGKSLRRKGFTPAALDDLPAVQQRANDLLEQWRSAGGTIHIARDAPELSARRTWVCELSAGTTNIPCGGTHLHNLDELAAVTVVLELVDVDGARELTMTTTASRISGV; encoded by the coding sequence ATGCCCTTCCCCACCTCCGACACGATCGTCAGCTACCCCGACGGCGCGACCACCTCGACCGGCACCGTTGTGCACGTCGAGGAACTCGCGGACGGACGGGCGGCGGTTCTGCTCGACGCGACAGCGGTGCATCCCGTCGACACGGCGTGGCCGGACCAGCCCGCCGACTTCGGCGACCTTGTCAACGGGGATGACGTGTACCCGCTCGCCGACGCGGTCACCGGCGGTATCAACGAGGGTGTGCTCTACCTCGGCCGCGACCTGCCCGTTCGCGGCGGCACCGAGGGCTGGATTTTCGTAGTCGCCCACATCATCGACGGGCCGGCTCCGGCGGTCGGCGCAGTCGTCGAGACCCGCGTCGACGCCGAGCGCCGCACCGCCCTCTCGGCCGGGCACACCGCGTGCCACCTCGCATCCCTCGCCCTGGATGCCGCCCTCGCCGACGCCTGGACCAAGCCCGTGCAGAAAGACGCGCTGGGCAACCCCGGCTTCGACGCGCTGGCAATCGAGACCTCGCGCATTCACCCGAACTCCTCAATCGACGTCTATCGCATCGGTAAGTCGCTGCGTCGCAAGGGCTTCACCCCGGCCGCGCTCGACGACCTGCCCGCTGTCCAGCAGCGAGCCAACGACCTGCTCGAGCAGTGGCGAAGTGCCGGTGGCACGATCCATATCGCTCGGGATGCCCCTGAGCTCTCCGCCCGCCGCACCTGGGTGTGCGAGCTGAGCGCGGGCACCACCAACATCCCCTGTGGCGGAACACACCTGCATAACCTCGACGAGCTCGCCGCGGTCACGGTCGTGCTTGAACTGGTCGACGTGGATGGCGCCCGCGAACTGACCATGACGACTACGGCATCCCGGATCAGCGGGGTCTGA
- a CDS encoding GNAT family N-acetyltransferase: MPIELFRATVAELTEVLDALRGWQRDRLPMQLHPGDLGWQWRFGAENVSEAVRVWRGDSIRAVGFLDGPGLVRLAIAPEAQGDELLIARIVDDLAVILPEGDASVEARCGAPLADTLTAAGWTLDEPWTPLERDLANPVPASGLRIEVVGTELAELRAAVHRSAFEGSVFTAERWQILATGPAYADARCVLAFDEQGAAVAAATVWSAGVGRPGLLEPVGVHADHRGRGHGTAITLAAAAALREMGASSAVVCTPSANVGAVATYVAAGFERSTEVRDFRRPA; the protein is encoded by the coding sequence ATGCCGATTGAGCTGTTCCGTGCGACCGTCGCCGAGCTGACCGAGGTGCTCGACGCGCTGCGCGGCTGGCAGCGGGACCGCTTGCCGATGCAGCTGCACCCCGGTGACCTCGGCTGGCAGTGGAGATTCGGCGCGGAGAACGTCTCGGAGGCCGTGCGTGTCTGGCGGGGCGATAGCATTCGCGCGGTCGGGTTCCTTGACGGCCCGGGCCTCGTGCGGCTGGCAATCGCGCCGGAGGCTCAGGGTGATGAACTCCTCATCGCGCGGATCGTCGACGACCTCGCGGTGATCCTGCCGGAGGGCGATGCGTCGGTCGAAGCGCGCTGCGGAGCGCCGTTGGCCGACACGCTCACCGCCGCAGGCTGGACGCTCGACGAGCCGTGGACCCCGCTCGAGCGTGACCTGGCGAACCCCGTGCCGGCCTCCGGCCTACGCATCGAAGTGGTCGGTACGGAGTTGGCGGAACTGAGAGCCGCCGTTCACCGGTCGGCGTTCGAGGGCTCGGTCTTCACCGCTGAGCGCTGGCAGATACTGGCAACCGGGCCCGCCTACGCCGACGCCCGCTGCGTCCTGGCATTCGACGAGCAGGGCGCCGCGGTCGCCGCCGCCACGGTCTGGTCGGCCGGCGTTGGGCGTCCCGGCCTGCTCGAACCGGTCGGCGTGCACGCCGACCACCGGGGCAGAGGCCACGGCACGGCGATCACCCTCGCCGCGGCCGCAGCGCTCCGGGAGATGGGTGCCTCAAGCGCCGTCGTCTGCACCCCGAGCGCCAACGTCGGGGCCGTGGCGACCTATGTTGCGGCCGGCTTCGAGCGTTCTACCGAGGTGCGTGACTTCCGTCGCCCGGCCTGA
- a CDS encoding inositol monophosphatase family protein: protein MEINDQTVAAVAAIAKNAGQRLLDVFSPDARPVDRDELQRVAARNEQVSADGLRDALHELRPDARFIDGDLETTALPDSGEWWAIDNAEGSVNHVHGLAEWGVSIALIVDRRVELAVFRQPIGDLTYTARRGFGSWLNGSRLTVAQKNDLDIAIVGTGQAEARQVATYAHIGRSIETMLEHAFLVRATVPSTFPMLLIAAGNMDAFWQYEPVLPGVAAGSLLISEAGGLVTTIDGGPWAPGASTIAVGSPAVHAALISVLAVGA from the coding sequence ATGGAGATCAACGACCAAACCGTCGCGGCCGTAGCGGCGATCGCAAAGAACGCAGGCCAGCGCCTGCTCGACGTCTTCTCGCCAGACGCCCGGCCCGTCGACAGGGACGAGCTTCAGCGCGTCGCTGCGCGCAACGAGCAGGTTTCAGCAGACGGACTGCGGGATGCCCTGCATGAACTGCGTCCCGACGCGAGGTTCATCGACGGAGACCTGGAGACGACGGCGTTGCCCGATAGCGGCGAGTGGTGGGCGATCGACAACGCCGAGGGGAGCGTGAATCATGTGCACGGCCTGGCCGAATGGGGCGTGAGCATCGCCCTGATCGTCGACCGTCGAGTGGAGTTGGCTGTCTTCCGCCAACCCATCGGCGACCTCACCTATACGGCTCGGCGCGGGTTTGGCTCGTGGCTCAACGGCAGCCGCCTGACAGTTGCCCAGAAGAACGACCTGGACATCGCGATCGTTGGGACCGGTCAGGCCGAGGCCCGCCAGGTCGCCACTTATGCGCACATCGGTCGCTCCATCGAAACGATGCTGGAGCACGCTTTCCTCGTGCGCGCCACTGTGCCCTCCACGTTCCCGATGCTTCTGATCGCGGCCGGCAACATGGATGCTTTCTGGCAGTACGAGCCGGTGCTGCCGGGGGTAGCTGCTGGATCTCTGCTTATCTCCGAGGCCGGGGGATTGGTGACGACTATCGACGGTGGCCCATGGGCACCCGGCGCGAGCACCATCGCCGTCGGGTCTCCCGCTGTGCACGCAGCCCTGATCTCGGTGCTCGCGGTGGGCGCATGA
- a CDS encoding DUF4097 family beta strand repeat-containing protein gives MPRFETPTPIDLAINLPVGAITVTASDRTDTVVIATPTNPDKPVDVRGANETRIEFDGERLTVHGPKPRLSWIGPTESIDLTIELPFDSRLTAEIAVGWVRSRGRLGATRIKASTGAVDLESTGDLWVRAGHGTADIGTANGSAEVTADHGAIRIRSVSGDAVLKASHGSISIGESGGDVEAKLSYGDLEIGTAHAGVAAKTAFGSIQVREASAGSLQLESGFGAITIGVLEGVPTWLDLSSKEGRVRNELSGDAAPGDSEEAVSVRARTEFGDITVTRSTTLERKNS, from the coding sequence ATGCCCAGATTCGAAACACCAACCCCCATCGACCTCGCCATCAACCTGCCGGTCGGGGCGATCACCGTCACCGCCAGCGACCGCACCGATACCGTCGTCATCGCTACACCGACCAACCCGGACAAGCCGGTCGACGTGCGCGGGGCGAACGAGACGCGTATCGAGTTCGACGGCGAGCGCCTCACCGTGCACGGCCCCAAGCCTCGCCTCAGCTGGATCGGCCCCACCGAGTCGATCGATCTCACCATCGAGTTGCCGTTCGACTCCCGCCTGACCGCGGAGATCGCGGTCGGCTGGGTGCGCTCCCGCGGCCGTCTCGGCGCGACCCGCATCAAGGCGTCAACCGGCGCTGTCGATCTCGAGAGCACCGGCGACCTCTGGGTGCGCGCCGGCCACGGCACGGCCGACATTGGAACGGCCAACGGCAGCGCCGAGGTGACCGCCGACCACGGAGCGATCCGCATCCGCTCGGTCAGCGGCGACGCGGTGCTCAAGGCCTCGCACGGCTCGATCTCGATCGGCGAGTCCGGCGGTGACGTCGAGGCGAAGCTCTCGTACGGCGACCTCGAGATCGGAACCGCCCATGCGGGCGTCGCCGCGAAAACCGCGTTCGGCAGCATCCAGGTGCGCGAGGCCTCGGCCGGCTCCCTGCAGCTCGAGAGCGGATTCGGCGCCATCACCATCGGGGTGCTCGAAGGCGTCCCCACCTGGCTCGACCTCTCCTCCAAGGAAGGCCGGGTGCGCAATGAGCTCTCCGGTGACGCCGCACCCGGCGACTCGGAGGAAGCCGTC